Proteins found in one Geomonas subterranea genomic segment:
- the mobB gene encoding molybdopterin-guanine dinucleotide biosynthesis protein B encodes MTVKAVSFVAKSGTGKTTLLEKVIVHLKERGYKVGVIKHDAHRFDIDHPGKDSHRLTAAGADTMLISSPEKLAIVKKHTQSPPIEELIGTYFGDMDIVVTEGFKKSGMPKIEVNRQERSTSLLCRGENYDPTLVAVASDGELDLDVPVLDLNDPCAVADFIEETFLQ; translated from the coding sequence ATGACGGTAAAGGCGGTATCTTTTGTGGCGAAATCGGGCACCGGCAAGACGACGCTGCTGGAGAAGGTGATCGTCCACCTCAAAGAGCGCGGCTACAAGGTGGGGGTCATAAAGCATGACGCGCACCGTTTCGACATCGACCATCCCGGCAAGGACAGCCACCGGCTCACGGCGGCCGGCGCCGACACCATGCTGATCTCCTCGCCGGAAAAGCTCGCCATCGTCAAGAAGCACACCCAGTCTCCCCCGATCGAGGAGCTGATCGGGACGTACTTCGGCGACATGGACATCGTCGTCACCGAAGGGTTCAAGAAAAGCGGGATGCCCAAGATCGAGGTGAACCGGCAGGAGAGGAGCACCTCCTTGCTCTGCCGCGGCGAGAACTACGATCCCACCCTGGTTGCGGTGGCCAGCGACGGCGAGCTCGACCTCGACGTCCCGGTGCTGGACCTGAACGATCCCTGCGCCGTCGCGGACTTCATCGAGGAAACCTTTCTCCAGTAA
- a CDS encoding DotU family type IV/VI secretion system protein: protein MRLIDCFMPLLARVVEFRDGQPHRKADYAQIKDEIRELLAQSEALSQGAGCDPDHFDQARFIVCAWVDETLLSSPWPDRQLWQHEQLQRVFYGTTDAGVEAFDRLEAPGLPSEVHEVYCICLALGFRGRYVGEQGDYLLEQVRGAHLKRFLGGADTVPVLDGLTLFPDSFPFHPAAEIQAPPPAFAITPWSAVLAAAPIILFGVMYLVYRYVLNGLVVPNL, encoded by the coding sequence ATGAGACTGATCGACTGCTTCATGCCACTGCTGGCCCGTGTCGTCGAGTTCCGTGACGGACAGCCGCACCGTAAAGCCGATTATGCCCAGATAAAGGACGAGATAAGGGAGCTGCTGGCGCAATCGGAAGCGCTGTCGCAGGGTGCGGGGTGCGATCCGGACCACTTCGACCAGGCGCGTTTCATCGTCTGCGCCTGGGTGGACGAGACACTCCTCTCCTCGCCGTGGCCCGACCGGCAACTCTGGCAGCATGAGCAATTGCAGCGGGTATTCTACGGCACCACCGATGCCGGCGTTGAAGCCTTCGACCGGCTGGAGGCTCCGGGGCTGCCATCGGAGGTGCACGAGGTGTATTGCATCTGTCTCGCGCTGGGGTTCCGGGGGCGATACGTCGGGGAGCAGGGGGATTACCTGCTCGAGCAGGTGCGGGGGGCGCACCTGAAGCGGTTTCTGGGGGGAGCGGACACCGTTCCCGTGCTGGATGGCCTCACGCTTTTCCCTGACTCCTTCCCCTTTCATCCGGCTGCCGAAATCCAGGCGCCCCCCCCTGCGTTTGCCATCACCCCGTGGTCGGCGGTCCTTGCGGCCGCGCCCATCATCCTCTTCGGGGTCATGTACCTCGTGTACCGGTACGTGCTGAACGGTCTGGTCGTTCCGAACCTTTAG
- a CDS encoding type VI secretion protein IcmF/TssM N-terminal domain-containing protein translates to MKKYTVLTYCKYVLFGAALLPLLLISLVMIPLLPWTWRIGIFLPFIVLLLWGALEGVKKILHHREKGQPMQQEPVPVHSPQPETIPLDTPSAEAARHDRVLDLQRNFRAAVRTLKMSHLKQEGDPLHVLPWYLLIGESGSGKTSAVRGARLLSPFSEGAQEAGTANCSWHFYDQGIVIDTAGRYAVPLDPGPDREEWLTFLSLLKRHRRTELINGVIVTVAADQLTGEVAGDLEERGRQLRCRIEEMIRYLGVTFPVYLLITKCDLVSGMTEFCSRLPSESLDQPMGLLNSELDTDVSRLLEKFSGSLDARLQLLRLLLLHRQAPPTGPLLLFPDQLRALRPGLELFMPAAFGQNHYQETPLLRGIYLCSAIPVRQTPPALTGEMHAVAVAHAPFLHDFFEKVLPRDRWLWSPSARTLKWRHLTGNLAMAGWLLAGVALCALLTCSFMRNVDVLRQASAAAAGMPQMQGDIAADLASLEAMRRAVVDVERANRNWWVPRFGLTRGSDVEKALKARYCQQYRSHLLAPFDEKMATALDTLSPAVPDADFGGLVLHLSRRCNLLKAKLTGEDPVSLAARPMPEYRVLASQAQGWSDPAGGTLYLSYVTWLADPAGISEELQRLQLLLKRLVLLKGSDFSWVLGFVDREETAAPISLREFWGGSRALPGEPALSPSFTRNGRERITSLLGELSAAYPDRSALERARAGFWRSYRQAAFDAWQGFAAQLPNGAHRLLAPKEWQSAAATMAGEQGPYFSFMRRALSELQPFDANERLPGWIAELYRFQALKGAGPAGVASSLSDHASRVAGTIGRLGGKRENLPGSDQGVNVARDYLNAIAQIAPVAKSRALAHRMALQAFSDSVEAGKSPLFQAAEAAQRLNQLLVQGQGDDTFASLVYGPITFYGTYIRMETACALQAQWEQTVLKEVQGSRDPQSLQYLLGKDGPVWKYVGDYANSFIGWTPARGYHPKSALGGSIPFRPEFYSFLASGGRAKLAAAAAAPRPAYQVTIKGLPTDANAEARIKPQGTRLELHCATGVQAMTNMNYPVSRPFVYMPQACSDVVLQIEVGETTLTRRYSGSSGFPDFLRDFPSGRHTFYPRNFPREKEALERLGVRFIKVNYQLFGAGDLAAQQAEPLPARVPTRIAECWDQGGQ, encoded by the coding sequence GTGAAGAAGTACACCGTGCTCACCTACTGCAAATATGTGTTGTTCGGCGCGGCGCTGCTTCCACTCCTGCTGATCTCCCTGGTGATGATCCCGCTGCTTCCCTGGACGTGGCGCATAGGCATCTTCCTTCCTTTCATTGTGCTGCTACTGTGGGGAGCCCTGGAAGGGGTGAAAAAGATCCTGCACCACCGTGAAAAAGGGCAACCCATGCAGCAGGAACCCGTCCCGGTGCACTCGCCGCAGCCTGAAACGATCCCCTTGGACACGCCTTCGGCGGAAGCGGCACGGCATGACCGTGTTCTCGATCTTCAGCGCAATTTTCGGGCGGCGGTGCGCACCCTCAAGATGTCACATCTCAAGCAGGAGGGGGATCCTCTGCATGTCCTCCCCTGGTACCTGCTGATTGGCGAGAGCGGTTCGGGCAAGACCAGCGCGGTACGAGGCGCGCGCCTGCTGTCCCCCTTCTCGGAAGGGGCGCAAGAGGCGGGGACGGCCAATTGCTCCTGGCACTTTTACGATCAGGGCATCGTGATAGACACCGCCGGGCGTTACGCGGTACCGCTCGACCCGGGCCCCGACCGGGAGGAATGGCTCACCTTCCTGTCGCTGCTGAAACGGCATCGCAGGACCGAGCTGATCAACGGCGTCATCGTCACCGTGGCCGCGGACCAGCTGACCGGCGAAGTGGCTGGTGACCTGGAGGAGAGGGGGCGGCAGTTGCGCTGCCGCATCGAGGAGATGATCCGCTACCTCGGGGTCACCTTCCCGGTGTACCTCCTCATCACCAAGTGTGACCTGGTAAGCGGCATGACCGAGTTCTGCTCCCGGCTGCCGTCCGAGAGTCTTGATCAACCGATGGGGCTTTTGAACAGCGAGCTCGACACCGACGTGTCGCGCCTGCTGGAGAAATTCTCGGGGTCGCTCGATGCACGGCTGCAGCTATTGCGCCTTTTACTGCTGCACCGCCAGGCGCCTCCGACGGGACCACTGCTGCTCTTCCCTGATCAACTACGGGCGCTGCGCCCGGGGCTCGAGCTCTTCATGCCGGCGGCGTTTGGACAGAACCATTACCAGGAGACCCCGCTTCTGCGCGGCATCTACCTGTGCAGCGCCATCCCGGTCCGACAAACTCCCCCCGCCCTCACGGGCGAAATGCACGCCGTCGCGGTGGCCCACGCACCCTTCCTGCACGATTTCTTCGAAAAAGTATTGCCGAGGGACCGCTGGCTCTGGAGCCCGAGCGCCCGGACCCTGAAGTGGCGGCATCTAACCGGGAACCTGGCCATGGCCGGTTGGCTGCTGGCCGGGGTTGCACTCTGCGCTCTGCTCACCTGCTCATTCATGAGGAATGTCGATGTACTGCGGCAGGCATCCGCAGCGGCGGCCGGTATGCCTCAGATGCAGGGTGATATCGCCGCCGATCTCGCCTCCCTGGAAGCGATGCGCCGCGCCGTCGTCGACGTGGAGCGCGCCAACAGGAACTGGTGGGTGCCCCGCTTCGGCTTAACCCGCGGCAGCGACGTCGAGAAGGCGCTGAAGGCCCGTTACTGTCAGCAATACCGCAGTCACCTGCTGGCGCCGTTCGACGAGAAGATGGCGACGGCACTGGACACGCTCTCTCCGGCTGTGCCGGACGCCGATTTCGGCGGGCTGGTCCTGCACCTGAGCCGGCGCTGCAACCTCCTCAAGGCGAAGCTGACTGGAGAGGACCCGGTGAGCCTGGCGGCCCGGCCGATGCCGGAATACCGGGTGCTGGCATCCCAGGCACAGGGATGGTCGGATCCGGCCGGTGGCACCCTTTACCTCTCCTACGTCACTTGGCTTGCCGATCCCGCTGGAATATCCGAGGAGTTGCAACGACTGCAACTGCTGCTCAAGCGCCTGGTGCTGTTGAAAGGATCGGACTTCAGCTGGGTGCTCGGATTCGTGGACCGTGAGGAAACGGCGGCGCCGATTTCGCTGCGGGAGTTCTGGGGAGGATCGCGGGCTCTGCCGGGCGAGCCCGCCTTGTCCCCCTCGTTTACCCGCAATGGAAGAGAGCGCATCACGTCTCTGCTCGGGGAGTTGAGTGCCGCCTACCCTGACCGGAGCGCGCTGGAGCGGGCTCGGGCTGGGTTCTGGCGTAGTTACCGGCAGGCTGCATTTGACGCTTGGCAGGGGTTCGCGGCACAGCTCCCCAACGGCGCCCACCGGCTGTTGGCGCCCAAGGAGTGGCAAAGCGCGGCGGCCACCATGGCGGGGGAGCAGGGCCCCTACTTCAGCTTCATGCGGCGCGCCCTCTCGGAACTGCAGCCGTTTGACGCCAACGAGAGGCTGCCGGGGTGGATCGCGGAGCTGTACCGCTTCCAGGCCCTGAAGGGCGCCGGTCCGGCGGGGGTGGCATCCTCGCTCTCCGATCACGCCAGCAGGGTGGCGGGGACCATCGGCCGGCTTGGGGGGAAAAGGGAGAATCTTCCCGGCAGCGACCAGGGCGTCAACGTGGCCCGGGATTACCTGAACGCCATCGCCCAGATCGCCCCGGTCGCAAAATCGAGGGCACTGGCGCACCGGATGGCGCTGCAGGCCTTCAGCGATTCCGTTGAGGCGGGCAAGTCGCCCCTGTTCCAGGCGGCGGAGGCAGCGCAGCGGCTGAACCAGCTCCTCGTGCAGGGGCAGGGGGACGACACCTTCGCCAGCCTGGTTTATGGCCCCATAACCTTCTACGGTACCTATATCCGCATGGAGACGGCGTGCGCCCTCCAGGCCCAGTGGGAGCAGACCGTGCTGAAGGAGGTGCAGGGAAGCCGCGACCCGCAGAGCCTGCAGTACCTCCTGGGCAAGGACGGTCCGGTATGGAAATACGTCGGCGACTACGCCAACTCCTTTATCGGCTGGACTCCGGCACGCGGGTATCACCCGAAATCCGCGCTCGGGGGATCGATCCCGTTCCGGCCTGAATTCTATTCCTTCCTGGCCTCCGGTGGCAGGGCCAAGCTAGCGGCCGCTGCCGCGGCTCCGAGGCCGGCGTACCAGGTCACCATCAAGGGGCTCCCGACCGATGCCAACGCCGAGGCGCGCATAAAGCCCCAGGGGACGCGGCTGGAACTGCATTGCGCCACGGGGGTGCAGGCCATGACCAACATGAACTACCCCGTGAGCAGGCCGTTCGTCTACATGCCGCAGGCTTGCAGCGACGTGGTGCTGCAGATAGAGGTCGGAGAAACCACCCTCACCAGGAGATATTCAGGCAGCAGCGGCTTCCCGGACTTCCTGCGTGACTTCCCTTCAGGACGGCACACCTTTTACCCGCGCAACTTCCCCCGCGAAAAGGAAGCGCTGGAACGGCTTGGTGTGCGCTTCATCAAGGTGAACTACCAGCTATTCGGCGCAGGTGACCTTGCCGCGCAGCAGGCGGAGCCGCTCCCGGCGAGGGTTCCGACCCGGATCGCCGAATGTTGGGACCAGGGGGGGCAATGA
- the tssA gene encoding type VI secretion system protein TssA, translating into MIKDLSIEELMAPICVETPSGLDLRYTTVYEEIMEARRCEDAIAMGDWRHDVKQANWDKVIVLASTALGTKTKDLQIAAWLTEALTVTEGFAGLAWGLELVTGLTERFWDTVYPQVEGGDLEYRATPFEFLAAKVTLRVRSVPLTDPAVTPGYSWLKWRESREVGTEAMLRNRYGEIDEDKKSRREQLLAASAISAEEFDAAVAHSGGAYGVTLREDTARCSAWLQRLEKVMEQKFGGAAPDLAELWSVLQECGTLAETFYGASSSTAGAVAAAGAEGTVAAEDFTAPQGKVAAPPPVPGLPAVAATASGGGVPELSLWSDALAMVEAGRLQEALAMLLYVGNAAESVRDRTRVRLLMGKLCLEAGRADLARPIIEELHGVIQELQLERWESPLWVAEVLVAYYRCLQAGGPRDGDLDLAQALFRRICLLDVTKAMPYRC; encoded by the coding sequence ATGATCAAGGACCTGTCGATTGAGGAGCTGATGGCCCCCATCTGCGTGGAAACACCCTCCGGCCTCGACCTGCGCTACACGACCGTGTACGAAGAGATCATGGAGGCGCGCCGCTGCGAGGATGCCATCGCCATGGGTGATTGGCGGCACGACGTCAAGCAGGCCAACTGGGACAAGGTCATCGTCCTGGCGTCAACCGCCCTTGGCACCAAAACAAAGGATTTGCAGATAGCGGCATGGCTGACCGAAGCCCTCACGGTGACGGAAGGCTTCGCAGGCCTCGCCTGGGGGCTGGAACTCGTGACGGGACTCACGGAGCGCTTCTGGGACACGGTTTATCCGCAGGTGGAGGGAGGGGACCTTGAATACCGGGCGACCCCCTTCGAGTTCCTCGCCGCCAAGGTCACGTTGCGTGTCAGGTCGGTCCCGCTCACCGATCCCGCCGTCACCCCCGGCTACTCCTGGCTCAAGTGGCGGGAATCCCGGGAGGTGGGCACCGAGGCCATGTTGAGGAACCGTTACGGCGAGATAGACGAGGACAAGAAGAGTCGCCGGGAGCAGTTGCTGGCCGCGTCGGCCATCAGCGCCGAGGAATTTGATGCCGCTGTCGCGCACTCAGGCGGCGCCTATGGCGTGACGCTACGCGAAGACACCGCCAGGTGCAGCGCCTGGCTGCAGCGCCTGGAAAAGGTGATGGAGCAGAAATTCGGGGGTGCCGCTCCCGATTTGGCCGAATTGTGGTCGGTCCTTCAGGAGTGCGGCACGCTGGCAGAAACCTTCTACGGCGCATCCTCGTCAACCGCAGGCGCAGTCGCGGCGGCAGGAGCAGAGGGTACCGTGGCCGCCGAAGATTTTACCGCCCCGCAGGGGAAGGTGGCGGCCCCTCCCCCGGTGCCGGGTCTTCCCGCAGTCGCAGCAACGGCGTCCGGTGGAGGGGTCCCCGAGCTCTCTTTGTGGAGTGATGCACTGGCCATGGTAGAGGCGGGACGCTTACAGGAGGCACTGGCCATGCTGCTGTACGTCGGCAATGCTGCCGAATCGGTCCGGGATCGCACCCGGGTCAGGCTTCTCATGGGCAAGCTCTGCCTGGAAGCGGGGCGGGCTGACCTGGCCCGCCCCATCATCGAGGAACTGCACGGGGTTATCCAGGAGTTGCAACTGGAGCGTTGGGAGTCACCGCTTTGGGTCGCCGAGGTGCTGGTCGCCTACTACCGGTGCCTGCAGGCCGGTGGCCCCCGCGACGGCGATCTCGATCTTGCGCAGGCCCTTTTCAGACGCATCTGTTTGCTTGATGTCACCAAGGCGATGCCGTACCGCTGCTAG
- the tssJ gene encoding type VI secretion system lipoprotein TssJ produces the protein MRRILLVASALGLLAGCTMNMRLAENGASTPPVDVIRLKVRADPELNRYDRNSHALLLCLYQLKEPEGFRQLAQNRDGVPKLLECDRFDTSVVSARLIVVQPGQALSQSCDKGEGARYLGLATGYYSQGRRKVTELLAMPSGTAAKPPQGLLHLDLGAQEITNARVE, from the coding sequence ATGCGCAGGATACTTCTCGTTGCTTCAGCCCTTGGTTTGCTGGCAGGCTGCACCATGAACATGCGGCTGGCGGAAAACGGCGCGTCCACGCCGCCGGTTGACGTGATCCGGTTGAAGGTCCGGGCAGATCCCGAGCTCAACCGCTACGACAGGAACTCTCATGCCCTGCTGCTGTGCCTGTATCAGCTCAAGGAACCGGAGGGATTCAGGCAGCTGGCACAGAATCGTGACGGCGTTCCGAAGCTCCTTGAATGCGATCGATTCGACACCTCGGTGGTAAGCGCGCGGCTCATCGTTGTCCAACCGGGGCAGGCCCTCAGCCAGAGTTGTGACAAGGGGGAAGGCGCGCGCTATCTCGGGCTCGCCACCGGCTATTACAGCCAAGGTAGGAGGAAGGTCACAGAACTGCTCGCCATGCCCTCTGGTACCGCTGCCAAACCGCCGCAGGGGTTATTGCACCTGGACCTCGGAGCCCAGGAGATAACCAACGCGAGGGTGGAATGA
- the gluQRS gene encoding tRNA glutamyl-Q(34) synthetase GluQRS: protein MVTDKPQTVGRFAPSPTGPLHLGSLVAALGSYLIAKHAGGLWLLRMEDLDLPRVVPGIADDMLATLEKLGFQWDGEVLYQSRRTEHYRAAAEQLQRCGIAYACGCTRSEIAQIASAPHEDGLVYPGLCRDGLPPEKVERALRVKVYDEVISFDDGIMGRYSQHLTASCGDFVIHRADGPYAYHLAVVVDDAASGVNQVVRGSDLLASTPRQIYLQRIFGFPMPSYFHLPLVTGPDGTKLSKRDNAVSLAAGRDLEREGGSLLFAALRFLGQAPPPELRNAAPSELLEWGSVHLDLLAIPRTPAPFVYP from the coding sequence ATGGTCACAGATAAACCTCAGACAGTCGGGCGCTTTGCGCCGTCCCCAACCGGCCCCTTGCACCTGGGTTCACTGGTCGCCGCGCTGGGAAGCTACCTCATTGCGAAGCATGCTGGCGGGTTGTGGCTGCTACGCATGGAGGACCTGGACCTGCCGCGCGTGGTCCCTGGAATCGCCGACGACATGCTTGCGACCCTGGAGAAGCTGGGCTTTCAGTGGGACGGGGAAGTCCTGTATCAGAGCAGGCGCACCGAGCATTACCGGGCCGCCGCCGAGCAGTTGCAGCGGTGCGGCATCGCCTATGCCTGCGGCTGCACCAGGAGCGAGATAGCCCAGATCGCTTCGGCCCCGCATGAAGACGGTCTGGTCTATCCCGGGCTGTGCCGCGACGGACTGCCCCCCGAAAAGGTGGAGAGGGCGCTGCGGGTCAAGGTCTACGACGAGGTCATTTCCTTCGATGACGGGATCATGGGGCGCTACAGCCAGCATCTGACCGCTTCCTGCGGCGATTTCGTCATCCATCGCGCCGATGGTCCCTACGCCTACCATCTCGCCGTGGTGGTCGACGATGCCGCCTCGGGTGTGAACCAGGTGGTGCGGGGATCGGACCTGCTGGCCTCGACCCCCCGCCAGATCTACCTGCAGCGTATCTTTGGTTTCCCCATGCCTTCCTACTTCCATCTTCCGCTGGTCACCGGCCCCGACGGCACCAAGCTCAGCAAGCGTGACAACGCGGTTTCACTCGCTGCCGGGCGCGACCTGGAGCGGGAAGGGGGGAGTCTGCTGTTCGCCGCGCTCCGCTTCCTTGGGCAGGCCCCCCCGCCCGAGCTGCGAAACGCCGCACCGTCCGAGCTTTTGGAATGGGGGAGCGTACACCTCGACCTCCTGGCCATCCCCCGCACCCCCGCGCCTTTCGTCTACCCCTGA
- the tssK gene encoding type VI secretion system baseplate subunit TssK produces the protein MNAARGPIFWHQGMFLQPQHFQLAERGVHSLLTPYHTLLTPHFWGVSRAEVRIVSKGLCSIELTGGAFLFPDGTYIELPGNAIVQSRLLPQEEVWTCAPFTVYLGLRKWQEEAENATCLQQDDSPGMCNTRYLVASDPVSCPDLHAGGPTAEVRRLDHVLKLFWESELDLLGDYLLLPLTRLETRGDGLHICPDFIPPCLTIAAVPLLADLVRGIRDLVAARARRLESTKKQRGVTDADFGSKDLVYLFALRTVNRYLAQLDHLIQARAIHPWQLYGVLAQLVAELSCLSGSVTSLETSVPDDPGILAGYNHLDLGGCFAQAHDAILKLLDQLCAGPEYAVSLSFDGNYYWADLTPAHFQGRNRFYLAITTEADPASVLESLASVAKLAARERLPLLMAQALPGVPLEHQPNPPQELPRRASSLYFAIDSRSDHWEQVRKWNNVALFWDQAPDDLKAELMIVTRG, from the coding sequence ATGAACGCGGCACGGGGCCCCATCTTCTGGCACCAGGGCATGTTCCTGCAGCCGCAGCACTTCCAGCTTGCCGAGCGCGGCGTGCACTCCCTGCTGACCCCGTACCACACCCTGCTGACGCCCCATTTCTGGGGGGTGTCCCGGGCGGAGGTAAGGATAGTCTCCAAGGGTCTGTGCTCCATCGAATTGACCGGGGGCGCCTTTCTCTTTCCCGACGGCACCTACATCGAATTACCCGGTAACGCCATCGTCCAGTCCCGTCTGCTCCCCCAGGAAGAGGTTTGGACGTGCGCTCCCTTCACCGTGTACCTGGGGCTCAGGAAATGGCAGGAGGAGGCGGAAAACGCAACCTGCCTGCAGCAGGACGACTCCCCCGGGATGTGCAACACGCGGTACCTCGTCGCTTCCGACCCGGTCTCCTGTCCGGACCTCCATGCCGGTGGTCCCACCGCTGAGGTCCGCCGCCTGGACCACGTCCTGAAGCTGTTCTGGGAGAGCGAGTTGGACCTTCTGGGCGATTACCTGCTGCTCCCCCTGACCCGGCTGGAGACGCGCGGCGACGGGCTTCACATCTGTCCCGACTTCATCCCCCCCTGCCTGACCATTGCCGCTGTTCCGCTGCTGGCCGACCTGGTGCGGGGGATACGGGACCTTGTCGCGGCCCGCGCCCGTCGGCTGGAAAGCACCAAGAAGCAGCGCGGTGTAACAGACGCCGACTTCGGATCGAAAGACCTGGTCTACCTCTTCGCGCTCAGGACGGTGAACCGTTACCTCGCACAGTTGGATCACCTCATCCAGGCCCGCGCTATACATCCCTGGCAGCTTTACGGCGTGCTCGCCCAGCTTGTTGCAGAACTCTCCTGTCTTTCCGGGTCCGTCACCTCCCTGGAGACTTCGGTGCCTGACGACCCGGGCATCCTGGCCGGCTACAACCACCTCGACCTGGGCGGCTGCTTCGCGCAGGCCCACGATGCGATCCTGAAGCTCCTGGACCAGCTCTGCGCCGGGCCGGAATACGCGGTCAGTCTCAGCTTCGACGGCAATTATTACTGGGCGGACCTCACCCCCGCCCACTTCCAGGGAAGAAACCGCTTCTACCTGGCGATCACCACGGAAGCGGATCCCGCCTCCGTTCTCGAATCCCTCGCCAGCGTGGCGAAGCTCGCGGCCCGCGAGAGGCTCCCTCTCCTGATGGCCCAGGCCCTTCCGGGAGTCCCCCTGGAGCACCAGCCCAACCCTCCCCAGGAACTTCCACGCCGCGCCTCTTCACTGTACTTCGCGATCGACAGCCGCTCCGACCATTGGGAACAAGTGCGAAAGTGGAACAACGTGGCTCTCTTCTGGGATCAGGCACCTGACGACCTGAAGGCCGAGCTGATGATCGTCACCAGGGGCTGA
- a CDS encoding acyl-CoA thioesterase: protein MDNRKAELIETLLPKDTNSYGNIFGGVIMSIMDKTAGVVCWRYARKRVVTACAQRITFHTPINVGEVIYSRATIIYVGRTSMEVEVTVEAENVTDCNRRLAASGVFTMVAVDENWHPAPVPQWQPVTEAELEKWREVEKRRKKE, encoded by the coding sequence ATGGACAACCGAAAAGCGGAGCTCATCGAGACGCTGCTCCCTAAAGACACCAATTCTTACGGCAACATCTTCGGCGGCGTGATCATGAGCATCATGGACAAGACCGCCGGCGTGGTCTGCTGGCGTTATGCCCGCAAGCGGGTCGTCACCGCCTGCGCCCAGCGCATCACCTTCCACACCCCCATCAACGTGGGCGAGGTCATCTACTCCCGCGCCACGATCATTTACGTGGGACGCACGTCCATGGAGGTCGAGGTGACGGTGGAGGCTGAGAACGTCACCGACTGCAACAGGCGCCTCGCCGCTAGCGGCGTCTTCACCATGGTGGCGGTCGACGAGAACTGGCATCCCGCACCGGTGCCCCAATGGCAGCCGGTGACCGAGGCCGAACTCGAAAAATGGCGCGAGGTTGAGAAAAGGAGAAAGAAGGAATGA
- the tssB gene encoding type VI secretion system contractile sheath small subunit encodes MTTSESLQHRLERVRAPRVRITYDVEVDDGVEVKEIPLVVGVLSDLSGTPASSLANLKERKFVEIDRDNFDRVMETMAPRLAFKVDNTLCGNGSQLGIELRFATLEDFRPERVVQQVEPLRKLVEARGRLSDLLNRLDGNDRLGELLQDLLANGDALKAICHRPAGGGETGGESA; translated from the coding sequence ATGACCACTTCAGAAAGTCTGCAACACAGGCTTGAGCGGGTGAGGGCGCCCCGGGTCCGCATCACCTATGACGTCGAGGTCGACGACGGCGTAGAGGTTAAGGAGATCCCCCTTGTCGTCGGGGTCCTTTCCGATCTGTCGGGTACGCCGGCCTCTTCCCTTGCCAACCTGAAGGAGAGGAAGTTCGTCGAAATCGACCGGGATAATTTCGACCGTGTGATGGAAACCATGGCCCCCCGGCTTGCCTTCAAAGTGGACAACACCTTGTGCGGCAACGGCTCCCAACTCGGCATCGAGCTCCGCTTCGCCACGCTCGAGGACTTCCGTCCCGAGCGCGTGGTGCAGCAGGTTGAGCCGCTGAGAAAACTGGTCGAGGCTCGAGGGAGGCTTTCCGACCTTCTTAACCGGCTGGACGGGAACGACCGGCTGGGTGAATTGCTGCAGGATCTTTTGGCAAATGGCGACGCCCTCAAAGCGATCTGTCACCGCCCCGCAGGCGGCGGCGAAACCGGCGGCGAGAGCGCCTGA
- the mobA gene encoding molybdenum cofactor guanylyltransferase yields MPGFVADDITGVILVGGKSRRMGRDKAFLDLQGRPLFERVLDLFRECFPKVLLVGDRRERFDSYALSVLPDLIPGSSLGGVYTGLAGAESEWIFVSSCDLPFPSKVILQHLCSLREGFDAVVPKTGQGYEPLFALYSRRCLEPIRELLEGGECCAYAWYPKARVREVGPEEISHLDPGGIAFLNLNTPEDVINTGGII; encoded by the coding sequence ATGCCGGGTTTCGTTGCGGACGACATAACAGGCGTCATCCTGGTGGGTGGTAAAAGCCGCCGCATGGGACGGGACAAGGCTTTCCTGGACCTGCAGGGAAGGCCCCTCTTCGAGCGGGTGCTCGACCTGTTCCGGGAGTGCTTTCCCAAGGTGCTGCTGGTCGGCGACCGGCGCGAGCGCTTCGACAGCTATGCCCTCAGCGTTCTCCCCGACCTGATCCCCGGCAGTTCGCTGGGCGGAGTCTACACCGGCCTGGCTGGTGCCGAAAGCGAATGGATCTTCGTATCTTCATGCGACCTCCCCTTCCCGAGCAAGGTGATCCTGCAGCACCTGTGCTCCCTCCGGGAAGGTTTCGACGCGGTGGTGCCGAAGACCGGGCAGGGATATGAGCCCCTCTTCGCGCTCTACTCCCGGCGCTGCCTTGAACCGATCCGGGAACTCCTGGAGGGGGGCGAATGCTGCGCCTACGCCTGGTACCCGAAGGCGAGGGTCAGGGAGGTGGGGCCCGAGGAAATCTCTCACCTCGACCCTGGGGGGATCGCCTTTTTGAATCTCAACACACCTGAAGACGTTATAAATACGGGAGGAATCATATGA